The DNA segment GTTTTAACAACCAATATTGAGCATGTTACTTAAGGTATGAAAGGTAATATCAGAAAACATGAAATCTCAACATTATGACAGAGAACTTTGAAGGCCTTCTCATGCACAAATAAACAAAATGCCAACAGCTTAATTGCTTCAGTCACATCTGTTAGATAAATATATTaacttttttcaaaaaatgtaaaattaaccaaacttgatctcactgggagagagagagagagagagagagagagagagagagagagagagatgtcCACACTTACTAATGCATTTTGCTAGTTGAAGATAACCACAGAACTATGGATTAAATTGATCTCCAAGACTAAGTACAGTACTTTACCAGGACACGAGCCATCAGCAATGGCAAATGAAATCGTTCTAATATGATCAGCCACTACCCTGTATGCCATGTCAACTTTATCCACGTCATCAGAACCAACTTTTCCAGTATACGGCCGGCATCCAGTAGCCTGTTGGAAGGTCAGATTTCAGAAACTACTCAAACAACTTGATACCGTGACGCAATATTGCATGAGACCACAGTAGAGAGTATGGAAAATAAAATTACTATGCTAGCAAACACCTTAACACCGCATAGTTGAACTCTAAAATAATAAAGTAGAGATGAAAAACTACTTTGCCAACTGAAACAATCTAAATCTAAAGTACATAATCAtgtcttaaataaaaaaatatatatttaaaattgcattgttatttattcttgattctTCGACCAGTAAATTAGCAACAAGAGTAACATTTGCAATAATTCGAAGGACAGGActtaataaattttgaattgaaGTTTACCTTCTGTATTGCATCAAAGATGGGTAAGAACACATCGGTATCATAATTGCTCATCTTATTTTGGAGAATAGAAGTCAGCCTCTCGAAACCCATTCCAGTGTCAACATGTTTTGCAGGTAAAGATTTCAATGAGCCATCAGATTCCCTGTTAAACTGCAAATAGATATCAACGAACAAAAGTATATCAATAATCTGAGAGAATCTATGATAACTAGTCACATTGCGACTTGAAATAAGCAGTTTAAGAGCCCCTAAACAATGATGAGTTGACCTGAATAAACACAAGATTCCATATTTCAATTGCTGTAGGATCATCATTGTTCACTAGGGAGGAAGCATCACGACTGCCGATCCTGTCAAAATGAatttcagtgcaggggccacaagGTCCAGTATCTCCCATCTCCCAGAAATTGTCCTATTCAAAGCagcatataattaattttaaaaaaaaaatagaaagaaactAACAATGTTCTAAATGGCGGTTGCCTAGGCTAGGTGGCCCTTGACCACCCCGTCTTTACATAAGGTGGCCCTAACCCATCTGGCGGTCGAGGCGGGCGGCAGGCAGCTGAGGTGGTCAATAATTTTATAACTCCAATCAAgtcaattaattttaaaaacctagttaaaagtcaacaaattttaaaaaccctaattatAAAAACACAAccctttgtttttattttaggtATTGTatatttaacatatttttacataatattccagattttgtttcaaaattcaaactctttttttctttttattaattattgaaaattaacgacggaaaaaaataaacaatgagTAATTGGAATTTAAGCCAAGTCTAATGATATTGTTTGGGATTATGGGGTGTTGTATAATAAAGATAAAAGGGATTGGATCATATGCAAGTTGTGTAAGAGCTTATTAAAGGAGGAGTTTATAGGATGAAACATCATGTTGCGGATATTGTAGGACAAGTTGAAGCATGTCATAAAGCATCCGATGAGGACAAAAAAAGAGCGAAAGCCTATCTTGAAAATAACAAGAATAAGAAGCGAGAAAGGGTGGAAGAACTAAAGGAAAAGAGAGCGGATGTAAACATATGTGTTGATGCAGAAGATGATGATTGTCAGGTGGTGGGAAATTCTTCAAGAAAGAATTCAAAAGACCACGTGCTTATTGATAAGTTGACATCTGCAATCGATCCAACAAAGGCAAGACAACAAAACATAATTGATGCCATGAAGTTAAAGTTAACAAATGATGTGCATGAGTACTTGCTAGATGGATTTATGAAGCGGAGATTCCTTTCATGCAATTGACAATCAAAGCTTTAGAAAACTTGTACAGGCGGTTGGCCAATTCGATCCGGGCTACAAACTTCCAAGTCAATATCTTTTAAGAGAGCCACTCTTGAAGCAAGAAGTTGAGATAACCAAATTATCTctaaaaaaatgaagaagaGTGGATGAAAAATGGAGGTTCAATAATGACCGATGCATAGACCGATCACAAGAAAAGAAGCATTATGAATATATGTGTTAATTGCAAGCTAGGCACTTCACTCCTTGGTTCTATTGAAGAATCCATGGAAGCACACACCGAGGTTTATATCTTTGAGtttgttgaaaaatatattattgagaTTGGCCTGCAACATGTTGTTCAAGTAGTTATGGACAACGCCACAAACAATATGGTGGCGGCAGATTTAGTGAAAGTTAGACAACCTCAAATTTTTTGGACCTCTTGTGCGACTCATGCAATCAACCTCATGTTTGAAGCAATTGGAAAGCGGATGAAGTGCTACAACCAAGGAGGAGTGCAAGGAACATCCTCATTAAAAAACTTGATGAGAATTTAGATACATTGGAAGAGGAGAAAGAAGATGTTGATTTTGAGTCCGATGATGAGAGGATTATGAATGCAGTTGATGGTGCATATGTAGATAATTTAGAAGATTAGTTATGTTTTGTCTAGTACTTGTATCATAGTGGATTGAAACTTTGAATTTTAAACCTAGTTTTTTGGTATTTAATTACACGTCTTACATTaaaaaatgatgaatatgatgactaTTTGTGATTACACTGCATGATTATATATGATtacctataaaaaaaatgtttaaaaaaattcaatgattatatatgattaccaataaaaaatgtttaaaaaaattcaaccgcctAGGCGGTCGAGGAGGTAGACGGTCACTAATCGCCCCGCCACCGCCTCCCGCCGTTTACAACACTGGAAAGTAGTGTATACATAACACACAGTATGATTTAAACAGCCAGCTAGCTACCTAGAGTTTGCATGCTGAGAACGTGTAACTATGTGAGTATCAAATATATCCataaataaattgaacacataCGTAGATGACAACTCACAAGACTTTACAAAGctaaaaattatatcaaatgTATTTATTGCTTCTCTTCGTACTCTGCCCATGCTCATACAATATTCCAGTTAGCAGAGCATTGGTCTATCAATCACCACGTTTTTTATCAGACTTATTTCTTCTGCTCAAGCATTTCCTTGTAATACTGTGTATTGTGAGGTGACAAAACAATTCTGGCCTACAAGGCTTTATGGTAATAAAAAGCAGCAACAGTCTCACAATATTTGAGAAGGTGAAAACCCTAATACCAACTTAAATCAAGGctatagaaatgttcatgcagcTCTGAGCACAATTAAGAAGCCAGATCTTTTCTTAATATGGGACTAGTTCACGCATATATATGGAAGTTGAACATGAAGAATGGACATACTTTACATCCAAAAGGTAACACGTGCCCAGGAGGGAGAAATTTGAGCCAATTTTCCATGGCTTCAGTATCAGGTGGAAGACCAAGTTTTTCGTCACCTCCAAAATAGGTGGCATATATTCGATCACAAGGTAATTTATACACctgaaagaaataaaataattaaacaggAAAAAGGCAAACACTGATGAAATATATACTCTTTCTTTCCATCTTAGTCATAATGATTGGTAATATATGAGCGGGCTTACCTTAGTGAGAAGCTCCCAAGCCCATTCAATGGCTTCCTTCTTGAAGTAGTCCCCAAATGACCAATTTCCGAGCATCTCAAAGAAAGTGTGGTGGTAAGTGTCCTTGCCCACATCATCGAGATCGTTGTGTTTACCACCAGCACGGATACACTTTTGGGTGTTGCAAGCACAGGTCAGTTTGCTCAACTCAGTGTTGGGGTCGGCAGTGCCTAGAAATATGGGTTTGAACTGATTCATCCCTGTTCCCCAAATATTACAAGCATCAGTATTCGGTACAACACAAGAACTCTCACACAGCTGCTACATCATATTAAAAGCAGGGAAGGGAAGGGAGGAAAATACAACACCGGCATTTGCAAAGAGAAGAGTTGGATCATTGAGAGGAACAACTGGACTTGATTTCCAATGAACATGCGCTTTGTCTTCAAAGAATTTGACAAAGGTATCCCTTACTCTGTTGGCAGGCCATTCAACTTCACTCGCCTGAGATCCCATCAACGGCCGAGATGCTACTTGTATTGGTAGAAACGACAGTGGTGCAGGTGATTTACTTGATGTGATTAGACGTCTGTGGAATAGGAACGTACTTCTGACAATTACAAAAATTAACAtccaaattaatttaaaacaatCGAGCAACTTTACTTTCGGAGGTAATTATTTCTCACCCGTTTAAAATCTCTTAACGCGCATATTACATTACTATAATGACAAAACAAGTTACAACTAAGATCATAAGCAGTTGATTGACAAGAACAAAAACACGAGCTTAATAAACAATTTACCTTAACAAGAGAACAATAGTCATTATCAATAACAAAACTGGAACCCAACAAACACTTATCAAGGAAAAGTCAAACTTCAGCAAGTTGAGCTTATTAGAAAACAGAAACTTATTTGAGTTAACTAAGATGACGAAGCAATTGATCAAGTCAATCCAGAAGTCCGCAAtaaagattttgagaaaaaaatttcgattttctctCTGCACTTGTCAAGTTTGGAACTTTAAGCAATTTTGTGAACTTCGACGGATTCCTGTTTCAATTATGTAACTATCAGCCATCTGTCACATGCACGAAAAATTATCATGTTCCTCCAATAAATTTTATCTGATTTCAATGGATTACGAGTTGAATTAGAAGAAATCAATTCAGGGTCATAAGAAAAATTCAACCGAATAGAAAAGTTACTCGCCGGAAACAAGCTAACGAGGCCGTTACGAGGGCCGCCACCAGTGCCGTTTCCTTAGTGCAGCTAGTAGCGTCGAAGTGCAGTCTTGTCAGTAAATCACGTGAGGGTTTTAGAACATTCACATTTTTTCAAGGACATAGTGATTTACGGGCTTGGGTCATAGCAATGGTTAATTGGGCTTATCGAATGGAGCCCAAAGAATGAAATTCTATTGTCGTATTCTCCAGCTCCAATATCCATCAAAATCAGCAGATCCATAAATCGGATTTTtctactaaattttgaatttggtagagtaacttttattttatttggcttTTACTCTTAATTAATCAGAATGTTGACTTAACATCGATAATATTGACATGACCAACGTCATATATGCAACCGGACCAAAACAAtggaaattaaaaaatagaCTTTTCTCATGTGAGACGTTATCACGGATTTATATTCGTGAAACGCGGTAACTCGATCCatattcacacacacacaaaaactaattttagcataaaaaataatatttttcactgacTGGATCCGCGATTCGTATCATGAAGCCAAGTGAGACAATATCGAATGAgtttttgtaataaaataatagtgcaCTACTATATGAGAGTAATTTTTCATGTGTCTCAATACAATTAGATCATATGAGttcttcatattttaatataagttGACATCATATGTCGATGATCCACGTATTAAAATTTCACCACATTATACATAGAAAAATCAGATAATATGGTAAGAAGTCGATTTAACTAAACATTTATAATATGAAATTCATAATTTCTATTAACGGACATTAGGATTTTATCCCAATGGAtttgttattttctttcttGAATCGATAAttctcttttattttgttttctgcTTGCAAAATATAAACCGCATTGCTTTTCCTTGTTTCGAAAATCTGTTCAGTGGTAATGTTAGTGTAATGTTGTTGgtgatcattttaattttaagtcaggaaaatatttttcgaactATTATGATAGTAGAAGTATAAGgcgaaattttataaaaaatttttcaaataaaatccaTGAAACATTTTACGAACTGGAACATATGTCGTATTTGtaaatctatatttttttttttacaaataaaaacacacaagtGTGTAATAATCTATTCGCAATCGTGTTCATCGTcaaattagattaattaaagtttttcttaaaaaaaattcaagtataTTACATAGATCTTGAAATATATTGTATTTAAGATGCGTTCAACATCTCGGTTCGAGACGATGTCCGAGTTCTATATCTAATTGTAATAAATCTCAGGGAAAAACGAAAAATGgagtggaaaaataaaattaaaataatggaAAATGGATTGAGAAGAGCGTCaattttgttgaatttatgatgataataataataatNTTATAGACACATCTCTTTGGTGCTACGGCTCTGCAgttctcttcaatttttttttttaaattctacTACATCTATTGGGTTCTTCTTCCGTCGATTTTTTGGGAAAACGGAAGACCCGTTAATCTggatttttaacatatttttaatttaaatttgatttttttgtgctGTTTTGATCGGATTTCCTCTCTGTATCTGGTTTTAGATTTATCCGAAAACTATGGGTGGTGTTATTGTTGAATCAAGCAGGGTTACTACTCATACCGAAGATTTTGTGGTTGAGGGGGGGTTTAAAGATAGTAATAAGAAAAAGAAGCGTCGATCGAGAAGGTCCAAGGCAAACTACTCGCTTTCTGGTAATTTAATTTGCTCTTTTGATTGTGTTTTGGATAAGTGGGTTGTTTCGGAAAATTTCTCCTGCTTCTGTTGTAATGGTGATTTCAACTCTTAGTTAACTGGGATTTGGACACGAGCTTTTTTCGAATTTGAAACTAGCGTTTGTCGATGTGAGATTTCTTGAATTGTGGGTAGAATTGAAACGATTCGAGTCAAATTTGATTGGAGATGCGGTCATTGTTTCTTGCCCTTAATCACTTGCTATTGTTTTTTACATCGATTTACGAAGTTCATAAAGTGCATATGGTTCCGCAATTACGCAGGACATATTTGTCCTTGTATCCTGACACGTGGTACATTTTCTTGCCCTTAATCTCTTAGTTGGCTCTGATCTTTCTATTACTTGTTGATTTTGACGCAGCTTGTAGTTCTGTAAGTGAAATATTCGTCGATGAGTCAACTTTACCTGGAGGTATCTCATCAAGTCAGCAGGCTTCATCCGGGAATCAACTTTTGCTGGCTGATGATAATTTTGTTTGCAGCCCAATTTCCACAATGCATTTGAATGAAGAAACTGCAAATGGGGATATACTGAATCAGCCCTTGATTTCACATGATTTAGAGGAATCCATAATTTCCAAATCAGTCAATGAGGGTTTAGTAAGCAAGGAGACCGATGGGCTTGTTTTGATAACCCGTCGTGTCAATTCTCATGCTGGGCCAACATATTTTCCTCCACATTTGTATGCAGAAGCAGTTAGTAAGGCGTTGGAGGCAAGTTTAAATCCAGCACATGTAGATATTTTATTATGTCAGATTTGGGTGCAATAATCTTATTTTCTGtcataatatcattttttttcaatatgcAGAAAGGTGAATTATTGAGAGCCTTATTTCGTGTCAATGCTCATAACAGACTAGAGGTGGGCtatcatagttttttttttttttttgcattcatTGGACCCCTATGTATTTGATTGTAAATTGTAAGTactaaacttgatttttttaggCCTACTGCAAGGTTGATGGAGTACAAACTGATGTTCTCATCAGTGGAGTGATGGCTCAGAATAGAGCTGTAAGTGTTCTCTTGTTTGATTACTGATTTTTCTGGATGCTTACTACATTCTGGCACATATTTTCTTCCATTCGCTTTGCACTATGACAACAAGCATATGATTTCTGCATTCCACATTTTGAATTTCGTTTTCTTGGACATAACGTTTGTAGGATTCCTGGTTCCTGGATATATCCGCTTGAAAGTTTATGTATATCTGCATTGGTATACTGTAACAGATTACCGTTGAGAATTGTTCATTTATGCACAATGAGTTTGGGGGAGCGTGTGTACGCATGCATGAGTTTTGTCATGTAGTGCTGTGGTCTAACTGACATGAATTCCAAGTTTATCTGATGATTGAAATGTGATCTGATGCGCATACGCATGAGTAATTATTTTGAACATGTGTTTTAACATTGGTTAATAATCCTTTTGATTTGGTGAATCTGATTCTTGTAGTTTGAAGGTGACACTGTAGctattgtcattgatcctcctTCCTTGTGGCCAAAGATGAAAGGTTCGAATGAAATTCTCAATGAGAGTGCTTGTCGAACAAGTTGTTTGGAGCAAAGTGAAGCACTTATGTTTTGTCGAGGTAGCTCGAAAGAAAAAAGCAAATTAAAACTGGATTTTGAACACGTGTGTTCTGGTGATTACTTGGGTTTTTCCGAAGATGGTACTCGTAACGAAACTGGTTCTTCTTCTGCAGCAATGGCTGATAATAGGTATGTGAATGGAATGTTGGATAATGGCTATCAGCCATCCATACACGATTCTACCAAACCATGCTATGGTGATGACTACAACcttttgaatatttttgagAAGTTGTGCTACTTGGTGAGTTTATTTCCGTTCAGGCGACCCACTGGTAGAGTTGTTTCCATCATTGCAAGGTCTTCTCGGCAGGACCGTATTGTTGGTTTTTTGAGTGTAAAGCAGTGGCTTTGCAGCAGAGACGTGAAAAGAAAGGACTCtaagaaatccaaacatcagtATAATCTGAATCAAGGATACATTCTGTTGACACCAACTGATCCCAAATTTACCAAAATGACCGTCCCTGTTGTAAATTTGCCTATAAGCATCAAGAAACGGTTGGAAGTGGGTGATTTGACAGTGGAGAATGACATAGTTGCAGCCAAAGTTGTTGATTGGGCTGAAGATAGTTATATTCCAGAAGCCTGTGTGATACAAATTTTTGGAAGTGGTAGTGATGTAGAAGCACTGATTGCTGCAATTTTATTAGAAAATGCAATTATTACTTCTGAATTTTCCCCTGAAACGCTTACCTATCTTCCACATCTTCCGTTGGAGCTGCCCCCCAAAGAATTACAGAGTAGAAGGGACTTGAGAAATTTGTGTATTTTCACCATGGATCCGGCTACTGCTAGTGATCTTGATGATGCACTATCTGTTGAAAATTTGTCGAACGGTGATTTCAGGGTGGGGGTCCACATAGCTGATGTTTCGTATTTTGTTCTACCCGATACATCTTTAGACTTGGATGCTCAAATTCGATCAACAAGTGTTTACTTGTTGCAACATAAAATACCAATGCTTCCCCCAGTGCTTTCAGATAACTTAGCATCCTTGAAACCTGGAGTGGACAGGCTTGCATTCTCTATTTTTTGGCGCATTAATTCTATGGGTGAAGTTCTAGACCACTGGATAGACCGTACAATTATACGGTCTTGTTGCAAGCTCTCTTATGAGCATGCTCAGGAAATCATTGACGGAGCCTTCGACAATCAGGATTCTAGTCATTGCAGAAATCACCGCCATGAATTGTATGGCCAATTTGAATGGTGTGATGTAACTAAATCTGTAAAAATCCTTAATGTCCTTTCAAATATGTTGAAGTTAAAGAGGTTCAAGGGTGGGGCTCTGTCATTGGAGAGCCCAAACATAGAATTCTTGTTCGATGAAGAAGGCATGCCATATGATACTGTGCTTTCTGGGAGAAAGGACTCAAATTTTCTGGTGGAAGAGTTTATGTTGTTGGCCAATTTGACTGCTGCAGAAGTGATAACTAGAGCTTATCCATCTTGTGCTTTACTTAGAAGGCATACAGAACCTAATTCGCGGAAACTTCAAGACTTTGAATCCTTTTGTAGCAAACATGG comes from the Primulina huaijiensis isolate GDHJ02 chromosome 8, ASM1229523v2, whole genome shotgun sequence genome and includes:
- the LOC140983636 gene encoding DIS3-like exonuclease 2 isoform X1 — its product is MGGVIVESSRVTTHTEDFVVEGGFKDSNKKKKRRSRRSKANYSLSACSSVSEIFVDESTLPGGISSSQQASSGNQLLLADDNFVCSPISTMHLNEETANGDILNQPLISHDLEESIISKSVNEGLVSKETDGLVLITRRVNSHAGPTYFPPHLYAEAVSKALEASELLRALFRVNAHNRLEAYCKVDGVQTDVLISGVMAQNRAFEGDTVAIVIDPPSLWPKMKGSNEILNESACRTSCLEQSEALMFCRGSSKEKSKLKLDFEHVCSGDYLGFSEDGTRNETGSSSAAMADNRYVNGMLDNGYQPSIHDSTKPCYGDDYNLLNIFEKLCYLVSLFPFRRPTGRVVSIIARSSRQDRIVGFLSVKQWLCSRDVKRKDSKKSKHQYNLNQGYILLTPTDPKFTKMTVPVVNLPISIKKRLEVGDLTVENDIVAAKVVDWAEDSYIPEACVIQIFGSGSDVEALIAAILLENAIITSEFSPETLTYLPHLPLELPPKELQSRRDLRNLCIFTMDPATASDLDDALSVENLSNGDFRVGVHIADVSYFVLPDTSLDLDAQIRSTSVYLLQHKIPMLPPVLSDNLASLKPGVDRLAFSIFWRINSMGEVLDHWIDRTIIRSCCKLSYEHAQEIIDGAFDNQDSSHCRNHRHELYGQFEWCDVTKSVKILNVLSNMLKLKRFKGGALSLESPNIEFLFDEEGMPYDTVLSGRKDSNFLVEEFMLLANLTAAEVITRAYPSCALLRRHTEPNSRKLQDFESFCSKHGLALNTSSSAHLHRSLEHIRKELKNDPVLLDILMSYATRPMQLAEYFCTGNLKYADTDWGHYALAVPCYTHFTSPLRRYPDIVVHRMLAAVIEAESIYLEGKSTFEDPIRNEMLRRCFTGLCFNEDEIRSVKAQEALSISASKYKLPCSETLADVAAHCNERKLAARRVKDATIKLYMWLYLKKKEILFSEARVLGLGPRFMSLYISKLAIERRIYYDETEGLTVEWLESTSTLILSHSIRKRSNRKNSPGKCKVLEEVALLINPTDLKLDLDFLGHCGKKHGDSQKNEIINHNIRHQPAVFPLTVNLLSKIPVALHAVGGDDGPIDIVARLYINSYFH
- the LOC140983636 gene encoding DIS3-like exonuclease 2 isoform X2 → MGGVIVESSRVTTHTEDFVVEGGFKDSNKKKKRRSRRSKANYSLSACSSVSEIFVDESTLPGGISSSQQASSGNQLLLADDNFVCSPISTMHLNEETANGDILNQPLISHDLEESIISKSVNEGLVSKETDGLVLITRRVNSHAGPTYFPPHLYAEAVSKALEASELLRALFRVNAHNRLEAYCKVDGVQTDVLISGVMAQNRAFEGDTVAIVIDPPSLWPKMKGSNEILNESACRTSCLEQSEALMFCRAMADNRYVNGMLDNGYQPSIHDSTKPCYGDDYNLLNIFEKLCYLVSLFPFRRPTGRVVSIIARSSRQDRIVGFLSVKQWLCSRDVKRKDSKKSKHQYNLNQGYILLTPTDPKFTKMTVPVVNLPISIKKRLEVGDLTVENDIVAAKVVDWAEDSYIPEACVIQIFGSGSDVEALIAAILLENAIITSEFSPETLTYLPHLPLELPPKELQSRRDLRNLCIFTMDPATASDLDDALSVENLSNGDFRVGVHIADVSYFVLPDTSLDLDAQIRSTSVYLLQHKIPMLPPVLSDNLASLKPGVDRLAFSIFWRINSMGEVLDHWIDRTIIRSCCKLSYEHAQEIIDGAFDNQDSSHCRNHRHELYGQFEWCDVTKSVKILNVLSNMLKLKRFKGGALSLESPNIEFLFDEEGMPYDTVLSGRKDSNFLVEEFMLLANLTAAEVITRAYPSCALLRRHTEPNSRKLQDFESFCSKHGLALNTSSSAHLHRSLEHIRKELKNDPVLLDILMSYATRPMQLAEYFCTGNLKYADTDWGHYALAVPCYTHFTSPLRRYPDIVVHRMLAAVIEAESIYLEGKSTFEDPIRNEMLRRCFTGLCFNEDEIRSVKAQEALSISASKYKLPCSETLADVAAHCNERKLAARRVKDATIKLYMWLYLKKKEILFSEARVLGLGPRFMSLYISKLAIERRIYYDETEGLTVEWLESTSTLILSHSIRKRSNRKNSPGKCKVLEEVALLINPTDLKLDLDFLGHCGKKHGDSQKNEIINHNIRHQPAVFPLTVNLLSKIPVALHAVGGDDGPIDIVARLYINSYFH